In Peromyscus maniculatus bairdii isolate BWxNUB_F1_BW_parent chromosome 21, HU_Pman_BW_mat_3.1, whole genome shotgun sequence, one DNA window encodes the following:
- the Psmb9 gene encoding proteasome subunit beta type-9 yields MLRAGEPTAGLFRTGEVHTGTTIMAVEFDGGVVVGSDSRVSAGEAVVNRVFDKLLPLHQRIYCALSGSAADAQAIADMAAYQLELHGLELEEPPLVLAAANVVRNITYKYREDLSAHLMVAGWDRREGGQVYGTMGGMLIRQPFAIGGSGSTYIYGYVDAAYKAGMTPEECRRFTTNAIALAMNRDGSSGGVIYLVTITAAGVDHRVILGDELPKFYDE; encoded by the exons ATGCTGCGGGCAGGAGAACCTACCGCCGGCTTGTTCCGGACAGGAGAAGTCCACACCGGG ACAACCATCATGGCGGTGGAGTTTGATGGGGGTGTCGTGGTGGGTTCTGATTCCCGGGTGTCAGCAGG AGAAGCCGTGGTGAACCGGGTGTTTGACAAGCTGTTGCCTCTGCACCAGCGCATCTACTGTGCCCTCTCTGGCTCCGCTGCTGATGCCCAAGCCATAGCCGACATGGCCGCCTACCAGCTGGAGCTGCACGG GTTGGAACTGGAGGAGCCGCCCCTTGTTCTGGCTGCCGCAAATGTGGTAAGGAATATCACCTACAAGTACCGTGAGGACTTGTCGGCGCATCTCATGGTAGCTGGCTGGGACCGACGTGAGGGGGGCCAG GTGTATGGAACCATGGGAGGAATGCTGATCCGACAGCCCTTTGCCATCGGTGGCTCCGGCAGTACCTACATTTACGGTTATGTGGACGCAGCATATAAAGCAGGCATGACCCCTGAGGAGTGCAGGCGCTTCACCACCAACG CCATCGCTCTGGCCATGAACCGTGACGGCTCCAGTGGGGGTGTCATCTACCTGGTCACCATTACAGCTGCTGGCGTGGACCATCGAGTAATCCTGGGAGATGAGCTGCCAAAATTCTACGATGAGTGA